tacaaataaacaaataataataataataataataatgaactttatttattaaaGTGTCAAGTACATTGTATATTCAGCGCTGGGgcactaattagggacactgtaCAGGCCAATAaaatcaaatcataggttggtttttgcGGAGAAGGGGAAAACAGCCTGAGTATCCAgtgaaaaacctcttggagtgaatgaatgaatatgtAGTTGACCACTTCCCTACATGTAGGAGCTTTTCAGGGTAAATAATGGCAGCCATGCAGTTTACAACCTTAACTGAATGAGAAGTACAGTAATTTACACAGGTGCCCCCAGAACACAGTAATTGAGATCCCCTACTGTTCTTGAAGAAGTgatatgagacgggacctacggttcaTTGTCATTATCCTcaaagactagaaagtctaaccatttgcattttctcctcagttattttaagaccctgagcgttggtccggccggagtcgaactcacgacctcccataCAACAggcctgatgctcaaccaactgagccactggtgtgCAGTAGAAGCTAAGTAGGAAACCAACTAACTCAACCCGCATGcaacgccaagtctgggaatccaaCCCCGGCTACATTGGTGAGAGGTGAGCGCTCACCACTGCACCCCGggactgcaccatccctgctcctGAAAACATTGCTTTGACATTTTGCCTCATCTAAATGTACAACAAGCAAAGGATATAAAACACATAGAAAAACCTAAACACATGTAATTCTTGGGGAACATAACAATGCATCTAGATTTAACATTCTAGGAACAATGAAACTAAATTTATTAAAGACATAAAATGTAAAAGGAACTGTGGGAAAATCATGCGGAGAATAAAGAGCATTGAAACTGTATCGGTATCGCAGTTCAGATTCCATTCAAGCCTGAATTTGTCAGgcttcctttcgttactgcaaAAGTAacgcacatacatgtacagtaaactTATAACATGACTTCTGGGAATGATTTTGAAACTATGTTCCATAATCTGAAAACctcacatacatgtatttatataataacccaagttattcacggattttgattggttcttgcctatgatctattagaggacagacgcacgattgacgtcaccatcagcttttatgcaaataaagtttaattctttattatataaaacaaatagattccatgtagccgtgggtctgttcagtaatagatcacagaagacgtcaaaatgtggtaagaacatcagtgacacactcggctatcgccttgtgtgccacttttttgttcttaccacattttgacgtcatctgtgatctattactgaacagacgcacggcaacatggaatccaTTTGTTAAACTGACGCTTTTAGCAGCAGGAGACCATAACCGAACGCCACTCGTTAACCCTTTAAATCCTTGCTTCTAAACTCCAACCATATTAAATCAAATGCAGGTTATCAAGACCAAAAAAGTGCAAATTAATGTTATTACGTAAACTTCCACAGGTCATGTTTGTCGCTGTCTAATACGCTAAAAATTCCTCGAACATGAACATAAGTTGACGCGATCATCAGCTTATACTCTTACCTGAAAGCCAACGCAAACATTCCGCcgcattaaatttaaaagagCCATTTTTTTGATTTATAAAGACGAAATTAACACAAGGGCAAAGTCCAGTGCTCAAATGAAAGAGGTGTCATGGAGGGTTTACTGTCGGGTTTACTTTATTTACACCGAATAAACGATTTACCGCTGACCGAAATCGTTTCCAGTACCTTTCTGCCTACCCTGCCTACAATGACaccttccaatatggcgtctgaggTGAAGGCTGGGCCATTAAGTCCCTCTTCTGAAGATCAGAACGCATTAAGTGAAGGCCTGATGCAGATATTCAAACCAGCAGTTGAAGAGCTCGATGACAAAGTTTTGAGCGTCAGGTATTCAAATAACTCGTCGAATGTAATGTGTGGAAGGTGGTTGTTTTCGACCGTGCCAGCAGCTAATCAAATAAAATCAGCTCAAACGTCGTTGTTTTTACGAGGTAGACTGCTCGTGTCGGGCAGGTGCCACCAGCAGCTATTTAAAGTATTAAACTTACACTGCTTGATAACATTTAATGAGGTTTTTGTGTTCATCTTTTAGACAAAGTCAAGTTGAACTTAGAGAACAAATTGATAAACTTGCTCAAGGTAACATTGTACTATTTGCAGTTCTGAAAATTACCTTAGTATTGTCCCAAATTCCCACCCCACCAAAGCTCGTTAATTTGGAACGGTGGTGGTTGCCAGTGGTTACAAAAATGAACCCTTGCTGAACCCTCTTTTGGTATCAGCCAGAGGCTGTTATTGTTGATGCTGAAGAAGAGAATCACAGCCTCTGCAGACaagaatgaaaataaatatGGTAAATATAAGAACGTAATTGCACCCAATTGGTCTGGGGCATGGGTATACTGGTAAGATGATTAAAAGCGACTGATGCATTACTAAGGCATGTTGCCGATGTATGATGCATTTTACTTGGGCAATTCTGACCTTTGTATTTTTCTGGGATCAGAACATGAGGTTCTAAACATGCTTTTTATCTTGAGCATAATTATGAAGTTGTCATCTACTTCATGAGTGGTGTCATCATGCTTTCCTTCAGGCATTAcaatttttgtggtagtgcactaagtgcactacacactatgtcaccgggtttgtaagagtgagtgagtgattgagTGAGTGTAAGACCGTGGTGGCAACTAGGCCCGTAGCacgtgcataactcacgaacataaacagcTCTGCTGGAAGCGAGctggagtttcaacaaaatgagctcgAAAATCGGcatgaatttgtgacgctgatgaataataaagcagctgctactgtatttccaaaacgatggaattacctggtgacggataaataacctcatctaggagagtgaatttttgactttgcagaaacaatggtcaacaacctcaagagttgggctattgtgatctttgtgttgaattcacaCATTTCATGTCAATCTTTaattaaaacacttgaaagaaaaacaaacaaaccaacaaaaacataaacctggtgtcttgccatcatttcgtcacagatgtatcctttgtttcgcgagtaaacatgcaaggtaacttgatcacagcgcccgctgaattcaatataactttcgattttgtgatttacttgtgcagccaaaagtacaataaaaaatttgaacgtagcaaaacctcccaaactgttttttgctgacggtaactttttatattctcggttcaaaatttaagttgttttggTGTCGCAAATTTAGTTACTgatggaaaaatattttgttcTTGATCGACACTTCTTGAAAACTTCTTCTTCTCTTCCTAAAAACcatgtatcaatatttatttacttttgcatcaatatttgttttgcattaaaagcaggctaacaaaaatctgtaccttgcttagttcgtatttttgagcgttaaaatagaattttcagtCCTATGTTTCTGATGGCAAGTCCTATagtttgaggtcacccatccaaatactaaccccgcccgacagggcttaacttcagggAACTTTTGtcttacaaagctgtcagaggcTCAGACTCCCCTCAGAGTTCACACTCAAAGtcgtggtgaaaaagaagttgtaaggggaCACGATACCGCACTGTgttgttactgcactaccacacgtgcGCATTGCGTGCTTATTTTTTAATCCTGACATTCTGAAGAAAGTAAATAGAGAAAGGATCCCATGGAAACTTCTGACATGCTGATACATGTATCTTGGTCGTTCTTTGATGTTACCTTGTCGTAACTATTTAAAGGCATCTGGCTTTTATCCAAAATTATAGCTCACTGATTATTTAAAATATCTGTAGATCTTCATAAGTTATCTGAGCTTCAAGAACTTCCAGTTGACCTGGAGCCATATGTCAAGAAGCTGATGAATTCAAGAAGACGAGTAATGCTTGTAAATAACATATTGCAGAATGCTCAGGTATGAAATTCAAATACATTCAATGGCTACTGGTATCtccaaaaattacaaacagTGCCAGTTATAATGTAAACGTTTTATCATATTTTGAGTAGAGAATTGGTGTTGAATTGGCATTTGAGGTTTTAAATGACATGTTTTAAGCGGTTGTTAAAATGAACTCAATGCTGAAGAGAAACAAAGGTCTTTGCAAATGCAACATTGTATTCCAGACTGTAACAAGTAACAAAAATCGGCTTAATTTCTGATGTGGTCTGCACTGCACTGCTGAGGACAGTTCACATGATTTTAGCACAGTTTGGGCCAGAATCAGACATTTCTGTTCagtgatgaaatgatatatgaattggatcatatgtgaactgcggatatgaaatcaagtgaagctatgatcctcgcgataccggtgcgacgctctaaccaactgagctatgaagccactgacgctgggagctggtcaccTGTGGGCCCCAATgctcctgtgaggaatgaatcaatgatgaaatgatatatgaaatggatcatatgtgaactgcggatatgaaatcaagtgaagctatgatcctcgcagttatgaacggaatttttgcaattgcgtagaaaagcctgaaaaattcaggacttcaacggggtttgaacccgtgacctcgcgataccggtgcaacgctcttatcaactgagctgtgaagccactgacgctgggagctggtcaccCGTGGGCCCCAAtgctcccgtgaggaatgaatcaatgatgaaatgatatatgaaatggatcatgtgaactgcggatatgaaatcaagtgaagctatgatcctcgcagttatgaacgcaatttttgcaattgtgtagagaagcctgaaaaatttgggacttcaacggggtttgcgttcataactgcaaggatcatagcttcacttgatttcatatccacagttcacatatgatccatttcatatatcatttcatcattgattcattcctcacgggagcaTTGGGGCCCACGGGTGGCCAGCTCCcagcgtcagtggcttcatagctcagttggttagagcgtcgcaccggtatcgcaaggtcatgggttcaaaccctgttgaagtcctgaatttttcaggcttctctacgcaattgcaaaaattgcgttcataactgcgaggatcatagcttcacttgattatttctgtTGCAACATTACCATAAAGTACACCAACATAATGTACATGCAGTATGGCTAGTGCttcaatcattttttttttttttgtctcaagtTGTTGGTTCTTCAGAATATGCTGACCATGAAtataagccaatcaaaactttcttttcatttataGGAAAGGCTTGGAAGATTGCATCAAAGTGTCACAAAAGAAACAGCgaaaaagaaagctttattGGAACCTTCAGAATTTTAGCGATATGATTGGAAAGTGAACACTTGAGAGTCGGGCTACTTTAGACAGATTTCAATAATTATGTGAACTGTATATCCAATATCTgatgaaatggattgaattgaCAGTCATGTAAACATCTCAAATACCGGTATTTTCTATACGAATTTCCTCGGCGTATTTCTAAAAATTCACCATTCACTCTGATgtctcaggggcacccaacgtcaattttcggaaaatatccgttgagatctagaattttcggaacatttgttgtaaaattcgttgcttgcctgcctgtcctaggattttcgaacatctaaaacatggtataattgcccattttaaacggatttttatcctaaaaaggtcacctagaagagagccttttttctggctgaaattttcgaaaaggtcaGTTTTGATTCCTATGATTTTCGGATCaatagactttcagctagggaatccgaacagatgaaaacttcttaggggataaaaatatgcctatatctaccgtttaaatgcgaaaatacgtttaacaatgctatgtttaagtggtttcgaactatattctcgttgggtgcccctgatgtcTTGGAAGATATTAGGAGGGGAATGGCTACACGTTGTTGAATTAAGCTTAGGGACTAAAAAGTGGAGGAATTGAGGGCCAAATATGCCAACTTCTATGGGCTTTATAAGCATGGAGCAAAATTGTCAGAGAAATTAAACCAGCGAAtaggccttaatcacacggcggcAATGTTgcgtcccgagggattgaaaacttttgtctttgtgcaccgaaactcgtttccaaacatttcaactcgaggctcggggtacatGGCTGCTGCGCGAATTTAAGGCCCatgtaaagtgtttcaaattgtccCACTTAACCAGCATGAATTAGTGAATTTTAGGAATGACTTGACTGTCAACTAAAAGTGATGGCAGACAGACATTTTATCATAGAGTTTAaccaacgaaaacgtcacttccaaaaagaaatttgaagtaTCATCGTTCTTTCGTGATTCAACAGTCTTCTTCTCTGTGCGCATTATGGGTTGAAGTATACCATCATCGGCCTTGTGCAATCGGTCTTGAAGCAAAGATAGAGAAAGAGCGATTAAGGCCCTGTGCACAGGAATTCAGACATTTCTTAATCCGTTctgcggattcaaaaattttCACGTCGACATGTAACACGTATCCGGACTATAACGATATGTATATGTTAATATATAATGTGTTAAAAAAAAGAGTTGTACCTGGtctgattttaaaaatttggttagagcgactttcatatgaccttgaaaactaaacgtaaacaaaaatgcaaagcatttaattggcttatcgaacaaaaacaaacgagcgcgaattttcattggcttagcgaacacagatgcaaacaacgtcatctctccatggaactttctggaaagtttcgctttgacgtcatttgaaatgcaataATATGATTGGggaatcgaactgtttactgcccatattaggagtttccttggcgggaataaggagaagctttgttttaatcgtgccaaacattggtccgttaaacaaattgcgaacacctttttcaaggtcatacgaaagtcgctctataaTTATATGGATAAAGAATAGTCTTAAACTGAATTTTCGTTTGCAACTGCAGCCTTCTTCACAGTAAAATATGCAGTTCCGAGTGTGAATTTGTCATTTAAATAAAATCACTGTTTCCCCCTGGGGTTCCACCAAGGTTTTGTAAACAGAAGGGTTCTGGGAATGGCTTCCGTTCATTCACTGCATTCTTATGTACATAGGGAGACTATATGGGAAGTTATCATGGATTATATACCGACTCGTTCTAGTATCCAGGACTCCTCTGTGACTGTTGTCAAAAGACCACTCGCCATCAGGCGTGTGACTGCGATAGCATTTCGTCCAGCAGCCTTGTTGTATATCAGTACGACTGGATCTGAATTTGTATCGTCATTGGATTTGAAAATATGAGGATACGATCAATTGCATATTTGACGTTGATGTGGAAGGTACTAGGTACTCCCTGAGATCTTGGCGGAAAAGCTGTATGGACATTTGCAGGGTAATGGGTTGTTTCTGGATGAGCAGAAGGGATGAAAGAAGAGGTCGCGGTCAGCTGTTGATAGACAAGGCAGTGTTAAGGGAGGCTCGGGTGAAGAAAAAGTGTTTGCAGATGGGGTATATAGATTATGGAAAGGCGTATGACATGGTGTCACATTCGTGGATTGTTGAAATCTTGGGAACGGTGAAGGTGGCTGACAACGTGAAGGGTTTGTTGTGCTAGTATGAGCGATTGGATAACTGTGTTGACATCAAATGGGAAAGTGTTGGGTGAAGTGGGGATCAAACGTGGATTATTCCAGGGGGATTCCTTGTCTCTCTGCTGTTGCTTGTTCTCGTGATGATCTCTCTCATCACGTTGTTGAAAAGGGAGAACATCAGGTTCAAGTTTGGGAAGAATCTGAGGTTGATCAGCCATTTGTTGTTTATGGATGTTTTGAAGCTATATGGAAGGTGTGAAGAGGAACTGGAGAGTTCGATGTTGTTCGGGACACAGGGATGTAGTTTTGAGTTGGACAACTGTGCCGTTGGTGTCGAAGCTGGGGGTAAAGGTTCGTTGTGAAGGAATTGTGTCGCCGGATGGTCAGGTGATCCGTGAGGTTGATGAGAATGGGTATAAAAAATACTTGGGTGTGTTAGAGGGTGCGGATATTATGCAGAAGGAGAAGGTCAAGCAGGTGTATTTGAGGAGGGTGCTGGTGGCGAGGTCGAAGTTGTACGGTGGGAATTTGATGAAGGCGATAAATGCATTGGGCGAAAGGTGTGGTGAGGTACATAATAATTAAGCTATTTTAAGACAGCTACCTAATACCATAGTCTATTCTACTACTTTAAtctagaacaaaagaaattaataaataGATTGGAGTGATCAGGAACCAAGGGCAATGGATGTGAATACGAGAAAGACGATGTTTGTGGCGTTCCTCAAGAAGGGGAGTGTAGTGAGGTTGTACATGTAGAGCAAGGTTGGCGGGAGGGGATTGATCAGTGTGGATGATTGTGTGTGAAGGAGGAAATTGGCCTGTTTGGCCATGTCAAGACCCCTTAAAGATTGTTGAACAGAGACGTTGCAGGTGAGAGAAACGAAGACCGAGTACAAGCAGCGGGTGGAGAAAGCAAATACCCTGTCAAATACTTTGCCGTTAACAAGTGGTGTCCCACAAGCTAGcatccttggttctcttctttTTAGTGTGTACCTACCATTGTTCCGAGAAATTGTTCAACTCGATGTTATGAAGATCATGAtaccaaatttcaaatttcattcaAGCTCCGAGATTGTGCCAGTGTAGTACATGACCTCAATAATGACCTTCTCCTTATACGTAATTGGTGTTttgataattttcttttgttaaattcGGAGAAAACGAAGCTTACGGTGTTCGGAAGTAGACAACTGACTGCAAAACTTCCCGTTTTTAAAACTGATACCTCTAATGAGGAAAGAACTTACTCCAGCATCATTCGCTAAGGACCTCGGTGTTACACTGGATCCAAATCTCTCTTTTGATActcatatttaaaaaaaatgttgcatcCTCCATGTCGAGCCTTGGTCGGATCAGTCGCGTCAAGCATGCATTTAATCGCGACCTGCTTTCAACAATTATTATAATGCTTTGATATTCAGTAAGCTGTTTTACTGCTCATATATATGGTCTAGCACCTCAGGAAAGATTGACAGATTTGCGGTAGACAAACTACGGTCTTCCACCCTGGTGCGGCTCactttgttatcaacggtcgaagccgtggccactaTGGTGATAAAGCATCTCCTTCGAAAGGTGTTT
The sequence above is a segment of the Montipora foliosa isolate CH-2021 chromosome 2, ASM3666993v2, whole genome shotgun sequence genome. Coding sequences within it:
- the LOC137990842 gene encoding SNARE-associated protein Snapin-like, whose translation is MTPSNMASEVKAGPLSPSSEDQNALSEGLMQIFKPAVEELDDKVLSVRQSQVELREQIDKLAQDLHKLSELQELPVDLEPYVKKLMNSRRRVMLVNNILQNAQERLGRLHQSVTKETAKKKALLEPSEF